In Trachemys scripta elegans isolate TJP31775 chromosome 10, CAS_Tse_1.0, whole genome shotgun sequence, the sequence AACTAAATTGTGTAGGGCTTTAACAAACAATatgtgagctttttaaaaaatgcctttgaTAAAATCTTCGCTTAACGTAAAAATGCCTTAAATAACAAGGAAGCCACTATAGCTCACTAATGTACCTCGTTCCCTACTgctaaaaagtaaaaaaactgcACTGGCTTCTGAGGTGTCTTCTAGGGCAGCCTCCACATAGACTGAActaatccccctcctgcccccagtttGGAAGTCAGAGACATCAGTAAGTGTAGCACAATGTCCATATCAGAATAAATGGCTTACAATCATTACACTGAACTCATAGGTTAAAAAAATGGCGCTTATGAGCAATGCTGCTTCCTGAAACCAAGAAAAATTGAGAATCCAGGAGCTCCCTCCCCTAAACTTCAAGCCAACAACATACTATACACCCTCAACTCTCTCAAGATGGAACAGTAGGCATTTCCTTCAAATTACTGGCATTATCTCCATTTGTAATTCATGGAGCTTCAGTCAGCTCACTCTCATTCCAGCCAGCCAGCTATTATTTATTGGGACAAAGTTACTcctaaaaacagaacaaaacactgTAAATAATACTAAGGTACGCCATCATCTTAAAtctaatgaattaaaaaaaactgagTTAAATTAGTTTCAGGCCAGACAACTGCCCACGAGCATCCTTGCCAAAGTTTTGTGGctttataacatttttttttttttaagatgtctcTTCTGTTACTGTGTGAAACACTCAtgcaaaacaaaggaaacaaCAAAACTGGCTATATGCAAAGTACTGTCAAAGGtacaaagtaaataaactgaaaaacagTTGAAAATGTCATCCGCATTTTCGATTATAGTTACACTGAATATACAAAATATTCAAAAGGAAtaggatttttattttgaagCGATTACAAAAAATCTTGTTACAAAAAATCTCAGTTTGATATAAACTCAGTGCATATGACTATATAATTATTAATTTCCTAAACATCGCATGCAGCTTGTTACTTTTAAAtcaatagaaaataaatattccagccctttgggaaaaaaaacatgaactgcacttttatttatttttctgaatcTCAAAGTGAGTTCTATTAATGTCTGTTCAACAAAATCCATCCTCCAGTGTAATATAATTAGTGCTAGCAGAAGGGTTTTGGAATAATTAAGGAAAGATGCTCCTGTGACAGTTAAACATTGGAGCTGACAACACAACATGCTTCTTAAAGCAGAATCCCAATACTGACACTGAACTCATCCCATGTGGCAGCAATGGATACTTTAAGCTTGCTTTATGTAACAACTCCTCTGCCACTCCGACCCTCAGTGTACTGGTTCCTATCCTTTCTGGACTACTGTACCAGTTTATCAGACAAAGGCCTCACGTGAACTAGTCAAGCAGTCTCCCATTTAGCAGTATGCACTATAATATCATgtggttgtttgttttaatccatGTCTCCAGTCTCAAAAGTCACCTAAATCAGAATGGACAGGGCTCATCATTAAAAATAGCAACACAGTACTAATCACAAAGCCCTAAGTTTCTGGGTGGCTACTCTTTCAGAGTTTGCACATGGGACAGAACTGGCGATCAGGATGTCACAGCAACAAATGATTTTTGTAGTGTAGtggctctttgagctgtggtcaagtgaaaaattatctaagttgtattttctaaatggaaaaccaacctaattctcaattactgggGGACAATCCCCACTCAATGATGTATTTTGCTTTCCACagccaaatctctgtacaacttttcatgagtgatgtacccaagtATTCGAATTCTAATACCTAAACTGTATTGTTCAATCTATTCACCTACATTTgggttattgcagattatgtactctctgtatcatatgacttttaaaaaataactttgtaTATGTGGCTAATCTAAGATGtagacactcttttcccaacctaggtttatataattttttttaacattagctttaatacaaatattaaatctaTCACAAGTGCAACTTGTGTGAATATTTTCAGCCAAAACCTATTTTTACTGAAGAATATagatttgggtcaaccaaaaatTAATGCAAAGCCATGACAAATTTGCAGAACAGTTTCATaccaaaaaactttttaaaagagttttgattttttttgtatttgaaatgagttttgttctgaattttacgtcagttttattttaaaaagttttaaaaagctctaaaacagaatgaaatatttagtttgacccaaactaatttttttttaacattttgggtAACTGAAAAGTTCAAAAAATGTTCATCCCACATCAACCTGAAACTAttttcctctccaatttttcagcataGCCAGTTGAGTTGAGGGAGTGGggaaatcagttatttgcacagctctaatcacAAGTCACTGTCACATGGTGTTGACAAGCCATAATACTAAAATGCAACATTCCCATCTTCCATCAACATGACAAACTCAGCATGAAAAGAACATGACTGTAACACAGGGTCCCCCTACTGGTGTAAAAGTGATACAGGGAATGGTAGCACAGGAGGGCAATTGTAGGTGCCAGATCTTTGGTGGGACTGGAAACTGCTATTTTCTAGGTCTTTgatagcagggctttggagcggagcccagagctggagtgcggaccagtggagctgcaggtttttgcctggagctgagCAGGAACACAGCTCCAAAACCCTGTATAGTGTAGCTCTCAGGGTTTGTCAATTGCATATGTTAGGAGTCAGAACTGACTGGTCCGAGACCGTATCACTGATAACCCCGCCCAAACCACATCTCTCACCCCAATAACCGACCCTATACCCTCCCCAAGCTCCTAGTCCAGCCAGAGACTCCCCTAATAATCACCTGCCCAGATCCTTCTGCCCTGCAACTCCAGACTCTTCCCCCCGCAGCTCATCCCTATATTCCATAACCTCCCATATGTCCCCCATGTAACCCCACAGCCCACCCCAAGCAACTCCCCCACACCCCATATTAGCCCAGCCCTATATCTCCCACAGCCCACCCCAACCCCAtaacctcccccacaccccatatCAGCCCAGCCCTATATCTCCCACAGCCNCCCAACCCCAtaacctcccccacaccccatatCAGCCCAGCCCTATATCCCACACAGCCCACCCCAACCCCATAACCTCCCACACGTTCCTCCATGTGACCCCCCAGCCCACTCCAGACCCCTCTCCCTGTGACCCCCTCCAGGTCCGAAGCCCCAGGGACGCCCCCGCCGGCTCACCTGCCTGGGGGCGGTCAGGGTCCCGTCCACATCGAAGAGGCACAGGACGCTGCTGCCCGGCGCCGCCATACTGCGGATGAATGAGGTGGCTCAGCCGGGAGTTGCACTCACTTCCGGCTCTGCGCGACCCCGCCGCGGTGGATGTCGGGAACCCAAACAGCTCCGCCGAAAGGCGCCCGCAGGCCGCCACCCCCACGAGCCCGCCCACAGTGCCACGCGCCAGCCGTGACGTGGTTCCACAGGGCGCCGGCGCAGTAGAGCGACGgtagcggcggcggcggcgcagGCGCAGTGTGCGGTCGCGTATCCTCTCTCCGCGTCGAGATGGtaaggggccgggggctggcgttGGGGGATGCGGCCCGGTGCTCGCCTCGCTTGTGGTTCCGGCACGAGGCCCCGCTCGGGCCCAGCGCCCGCTCGCGGGGCACGGCCCTGGCGGGATTCGCAGCAGTGCtcggtgctaggcgctgtacacggCGCACAGCGGGacgggccccgccccccagcgctaaTACTCCGCCTCCCAAGGTccggccccagcagcagctgggctggggagaggggggcaggccGCCCTAAACGGCGCGGGAGGGAAGGCGCGGTAGTAAAGTTTCCTCGGAGGAAGCACATAGCACCTTGCTGGCAGACACGCCGGGGAGGTGGCGCTACCTAGCGCCTGGGCAGCCCCGACAGGCATCATGACGTTTCACAGTGTGCTGGGGCCGGTGCTGGTCACCTTGCTGCCCTAAAGAGAGGATATGGGGCACCCCTGGGCCCTTCAGCCTGTATACACTGTGCATTCAGGTGCTTCTGATCAGATCTACACCTCTATAGCAAGTAATTTTGGCTCTTTTGTGCTGTGTAAACAGGCCTCAAATTGAAATCTGCGCATGACTAAGTTTCTCAACACAAACATGAGCTTCACCAATTCACTTAGAACAAGTTAGGAATGTAACTTCTATACACCAATTGTCCCAAGCTGCTTAAGAGACAAATATTGTAATAACTGCAATTCTCTTGTAATGCCAGTATTGAAGGATTTAATGGTGTGGTATGGGAATGTTTTCTTTTAGGCTGGAATCTTCAAAATTAGGACTAGACTCCATTTGCTACCTTCCTTTGGGAGATCTCTACCAAGGGAGCTTTCAACAAGAttgtggaaaagagaagacacgTGCCTACCCCATTGCTTTGGGACCCATATGTTCTTACAACCACAGAGATGGCAACCTGACAGTGCTAATTTTTATCCTGGGACAGGGCTGGCACCGTACAGATGTACTGGCAGTTTAACCCCCACTAACAGAGTCTTGGACAAGTCGATGATTGAGAACAAAGAACAGTTCAAACTGGTCTACAAGTTTCCCGGAATTAAATATTGTAGAATATTTTCAAGAATGAAGTTGCTACAGACTGCTATAACCATAGTCATCCTCCCGCCTGTCTATCACCTCTATCTGCAGGAACAAGTTTCTCAGGCTTTTGTGTTGTATGTCACTGGcactgcttgctttgctgctgCAATGCTGTATGGTATAAGTTATTTTCTCAGACGAATGATTGGACTGATGTACTTAAATGAAGCTGGCACCATGGTAAAAGTGGCACACTTGACATTTtggggaagaaggaaagaaatttATTGTCCAGTTGAAAGTGTGATGACCTTGGATGACACTGGAGATGCCAAGAATGAAGTACTGCTCCAGTTTAAACAGCATAATAGTACACAGGTTTTATATTTTACTCTAACATTTGGCCATATTGTGGATAAACAGAGGTTTGCCcaaatatttggaggattttagTAACTCAGATGCAATGACCAACATTTTCCAAGAGTCTAGCTTGTTTAATGTTTTCCATTGCTCTTCATGCTGAATTCATCACATCCATAGCTTAATAGATTTGTAAGCACTCAAATACAAAACCTCTATGAGCAAATATGCACACCGGTGTTTCGATAAAGGGGATACAGTGATGTAGCAACCCACTAGATAGATATTCCTGTACAACTAGTTTCAGATGAAAGCGGAATCTTATCCTACACACAACCATTATGTAAAGAAATATAGTTTAATACTCATGTCTGATGGTAACTTACACAGTTGAAATCTTAATTGTTTCACCTTAATGTGCAGTTGCAGTCGAgcatggtggtggtttttttgtgtgGCTCTCTCAGCTTGGCTTTCAGACTGTAGGATGgcagttaaaaaatatttattggtaAAACTGAGCAAATATAATTTGCTATCATAGATACAACCGTAGCAGCCCACAGTGCCATTTTTAGTCTCTTCTGAGACTGCACTTTCAATTTATATCAACTTTTGATCAGGAGAgtcttaattatttatattaacatGAAATATTAGTAAGTTATTAAAATGGTATCCTGGTACAAGGATTTGCAAAAATATTGTCATGGGGATGCGGTGGAATTGCTTGCTCAGTCCCTTGTCTTCTGGACTGGCACAAACTGGGAAGTGTGCCTCTCACTTTTTTCTTTAACAGTTCTTATGTCAGATCAAAATGTGTTAATAGGATCCTGAGTGAATTTTGGCCATTGTTCATCTGTGGCTTGTGGGTTCAATGCTTGGATGATCTTCACAAGGCTCTAAACCTTGCTTGGAGGAAAAATATGTTCAACTATGTGAAAGCAAATAAAGTAGCTGAACAGTGTCTCAAGAGCCCTAGTAAAGCATTTTAACTTGTGTACACAGTGAAAAGGATAAAAAATTCTGACGAGAAGTATCTTACAGTAGTACTATTTACAGACACATCATCAGGTCCCTgttcaagtttaaaaaatattttcttacccTGCTCTATAGACAATATCTTAGGTTATTGAAACAGaattttaagcatttatttttcaGTGCTTATGCTCTGTTgggattttctttttcaatttaacCAATTGAAAcggtcagtttcattttcttagGCGTAGCATCGTAATATGTGGGTTGCAAAAACAGCAGGgaaatggttatttttaaaagatttacattAGAACATAAAGAATCATGGA encodes:
- the TMEM186 gene encoding transmembrane protein 186; translation: MAGIFKIRTRLHLLPSFGRSLPRELSTRLWKREDTCLPHCFGTHMFLQPQRWQPDSANFYPGTGLAPYRCTGSLTPTNRVLDKSMIENKEQFKLVYKFPGIKYCRIFSRMKLLQTAITIVILPPVYHLYLQEQVSQAFVLYVTGTACFAAAMLYGISYFLRRMIGLMYLNEAGTMVKVAHLTFWGRRKEIYCPVESVMTLDDTGDAKNEVLLQFKQHNSTQVLYFTLTFGHIVDKQRFAQIFGGF